The sequence ACCTCGCCTGGGCTTCGGCGTCTACAAGTCTCCAAAACACTTATGCGAGAAATCCTGCATCACCGCTCTCCAAGTCGGATACCGCCACATTGACACTGCTCAATTCTATGGGAATGAGGCGGAGGTCGGGAACGCGATTCGCGACTCTGGGCTGGATAGGAAAGACATTTTCGTAACTACAAAGATAATATCAACGGCAGGATCTCCAGAGGCAACGTATGAGAAAGTACTGGACAGTGTACGAAAGATTGGTGGAAACGACGGATATGTCGACTTGTTTCTGATCCATTCAGCAAGCGCGGGGCCGGCTGGTAGAAAAGAAATGTGGCTTGCTCTTGAAAGGTTActggaagaaggaaaaacaagAAGCGTTGGCGTGAGTAACTATGGCGTGAAGCACATCGAGGAAATGAAGGCCTATGCGAAAACATGGCCGCCGCATGTCAATCAAATAGAGGTACGCTGCAATCCATCATCCCATGCTTACAAGGAAGAGAATTTTTTTTGGGTTAACAGGACACTTCCTTCGTTAAGCTTCATCCGTGGTGCCAACAAAAGACCATCGATGCCTATTGCAAACAGCATGGAATTGTTGTCCAAGCGTACTCGCCGCTGGTCCGGAACTATAAAGCCAATGAACCAACCCTAGTAGCATTAGCCCAGAAATATGGAAAGACCACGGCCCAGATTCTCTTGAGATATGCGTTGCAGAAGGGATGGGTTCCCCTTCCCAAGAGCGATAATCCAGAGAATATCAAAAGTAACGCTGATTTGTATGACTTTGCGCTCGCCGAGGAGGATATGGCAACCCTCAACGGCCTGGACCAGGGTGCGGATGGCGCAATTGTTCAAGCCGTTGAAAACAAGTAAAAAATACATTCTATATTTTGATTGGTTATAGACGCTTTAATCTTTAATTTTATGAAAGCTGGATCTTAGTTTCTGGCCCGGGAATTCGCCCGCTATTTTGTCAGTCGTGTCTTTCCATGAGGTACCAATTGATAGATTGCAGCGTGGTCCGCGACGGGTTAACATCATGTTTTGATGACACTATCCATGCCAACCGCTGACGGATATATTGCTTGTTAATGGGTTTGCCGGATTGCAATCGTATGTAGGACCCTAGTTGGTGAGCCCAGCCGCCCGAGATGTGATGGCAGATGGAGAGAGCACCTACCATCGTCGTCGAAGAACAGACAGATTATCATAAGAGCTGTTCCAACAGATAAATCTTTCCCTGTATCGCATACTATGACCAGAGACTGGGACAAATCTTCTTCTAGGTTGCGGGATACGAATTTCTCAACCTTGTCTAGGACCTTTCGTAAATTGCGGCTCCCAAGTTTACCTGCGACGCAGCCCAGATTTAATACTGGACCCTGTGACAGGTTGGGGTCGCCATGACAATCAATGATCAAGTCGAAGGGGATATCCGGGACGTTGAGCGATTCGCTTTTTCCAACAAAGATGTTTTTGGTTGGTTTGATCAATGTTGCCTGCTCAGTTGAAGAAGTTTGACGTTGCTTCTCAACCAAGCCTCCAATCAATTCCGGTAGCGTCTCCTCCCCGGATTTGAGGAGAAGTTCTCGATTTTTCCAA is a genomic window of Coccidioides posadasii str. Silveira chromosome 3, complete sequence containing:
- a CDS encoding uncharacterized protein (antiSMASH:Cluster_3.1~SMCOG1039:aldo/keto reductase family oxidoreductase~EggNog:ENOG410PIJJ~COG:S), with translation MAPPVPKPLAITDVLPLPNSSVKIPRLGFGVYKSPKHLCEKSCITALQVGYRHIDTAQFYGNEAEVGNAIRDSGLDRKDIFVTTKIISTAGSPEATYEKVLDSVRKIGGNDGYVDLFLIHSASAGPAGRKEMWLALERLLEEGKTRSVGVSNYGVKHIEEMKAYAKTWPPHVNQIELHPWCQQKTIDAYCKQHGIVVQAYSPLVRNYKANEPTLVALAQKYGKTTAQILLRYALQKGWVPLPKSDNPENIKSNADLYDFALAEEDMATLNGLDQGADGAIVQAVENK